The following is a genomic window from Pseudomonas sp. FP2335.
CTGCGGGTAACCGCTGATAAAGATGACCTTCAATTCCGGGCGCAACCTGATCGCCGGCTCGGCGATCTGCACCCCGGAAATCCCGCCGGGCAGACGATAGTCAGTCACCATCAGGTCCAGGTGTGGTTTGCTCGCAAGGATCTCGAACGCCTGCTCCCCATCGATCGCCTTCAACACTCGATAGCCGAGGCCGGCCAGATATTCGCCCAGCACGAACATAATCGATTCGTCGTCTTCGACGATCAGTACAACATCTTGTGCATCTTCACTCATGGGAAGCCTTTGTCCGGTCAATTGCTGCTGTTACGACCATGGGGTCACGCAGAAGGTTGCGTCGAGGTGACGATTGATTTCATGCCGACGCCTCGAGGGGCAGGCACACCCGGAACAGGGCGCCCTCGCCTATCTGGCTCTCGACCTCGATGGTGCCGCCATGGGCCGCAACGATCTGCTCGGAAATAAACAAGCCCAGGCCCAGGCCCGCCGCGACAT
Proteins encoded in this region:
- a CDS encoding response regulator, translated to MSEDAQDVVLIVEDDESIMFVLGEYLAGLGYRVLKAIDGEQAFEILASKPHLDLMVTDYRLPGGISGVQIAEPAIRLRPELKVIFISGYPQEILDCNSPITRNAPILAKPFDLDTLHEHIQRLLA